In one window of Halorubrum sp. BV1 DNA:
- a CDS encoding thiamine pyrophosphate-dependent dehydrogenase E1 component subunit alpha, whose amino-acid sequence MDEHGTDPLADEDVVRVLDADGRPLPDATVPDLTDDRFRAIYRDLVVTRRFDERAVSLQRQGRIGTYAPCAGQEGSAVGSTHALADRDLISYQYREHGAIVVRDLLTEYLPYWMGHEVGTEAIAAGNVFPLNIGIAAHIPHAVGASWAFDYRDEDRLVACHFGGGATSEGDFHEAMNFAGVFDTPTLFCCHANGWAISIPEADQTASETFAQKADAYGFDGVRVDGMDPLASYAVTREAAKRARAGGDGSDATASDDAPPRPALIEFVEYRFGAHTTADDPTVYRDEDEVEPWRALDPIDRMETFLRETGRIDDEGVAAIHEEADEIVADAIDAAESIEADPADMFDHAYAELPPELRRQRDELLAAVDEHGEDAFLRE is encoded by the coding sequence ATGGACGAACACGGGACCGACCCGCTCGCCGACGAGGATGTGGTTCGGGTGCTCGACGCGGACGGACGTCCGCTCCCGGACGCGACCGTTCCCGACCTCACTGACGACCGGTTCCGCGCGATCTACCGCGATCTGGTCGTCACTCGGCGGTTCGACGAGCGTGCAGTCAGCCTCCAGCGGCAGGGGCGAATCGGGACGTACGCGCCCTGTGCGGGACAGGAGGGGTCCGCCGTCGGCTCGACGCACGCGCTCGCGGACCGCGATCTCATCAGCTACCAGTACCGCGAGCACGGCGCGATCGTCGTGCGCGACCTGCTCACCGAGTACCTCCCCTACTGGATGGGCCACGAGGTCGGAACGGAGGCCATCGCCGCGGGCAACGTCTTCCCGCTGAACATCGGCATCGCGGCGCACATTCCGCACGCGGTCGGCGCGTCGTGGGCGTTCGACTACCGCGACGAGGACCGGCTCGTCGCCTGTCACTTCGGAGGCGGCGCGACGAGCGAGGGCGACTTCCACGAGGCGATGAACTTCGCCGGCGTGTTCGACACCCCCACGCTGTTCTGCTGTCACGCCAACGGCTGGGCCATCTCGATCCCCGAGGCGGACCAGACCGCGAGCGAGACGTTCGCACAGAAGGCGGACGCGTACGGCTTCGACGGCGTCCGCGTCGACGGGATGGACCCGCTGGCGAGCTACGCGGTCACGCGTGAGGCGGCGAAGCGAGCGCGGGCGGGCGGCGACGGTTCGGACGCCACTGCGTCCGACGACGCCCCCCCTCGTCCCGCGCTCATCGAGTTCGTCGAGTACCGGTTCGGCGCGCACACGACCGCCGACGACCCGACCGTCTACCGCGACGAAGACGAGGTCGAGCCGTGGCGCGCGCTCGACCCGATCGATCGGATGGAGACGTTCCTCCGCGAGACGGGCCGGATCGACGACGAGGGCGTCGCGGCGATCCACGAGGAGGCGGACGAGATCGTCGCCGACGCCATCGACGCCGCGGAGTCGATCGAGGCCGACCCCGCGGACATGTTCGATCACGCCTACGCCGAACTCCCGCCGGAACTCCGCCGCCAGCGCGACGAACTGCTCGCCGCCGTCGATGAACACGGCGAAGACGCGTTCCTGCGGGAGTAG
- the dcd gene encoding dCTP deaminase, with product MILSDADILSRLADGDLAIEPLDDIDQQVQPASVDLRLGERFLEFQRTNIPCIHPTEADEVGEYVTETTVDQGDEFILHPGDFVLGTTAERVAIPDDLVAHVEGRSSLGRLAIVVHATAGLCDPGYEGQITLELSNLGTAPVALSPGMRVSQLTFTELKSPADRPYGAERGSKYQNQDGPQASRIGDDPEFSGDGPEGDAR from the coding sequence ATGATATTGTCGGACGCGGACATCCTCTCCCGACTCGCGGACGGGGACCTCGCGATCGAACCCCTCGACGACATCGACCAGCAGGTCCAGCCGGCCAGCGTCGACCTCCGGCTCGGCGAGCGATTCTTAGAGTTCCAGCGGACCAACATCCCGTGTATCCACCCGACGGAGGCCGACGAGGTCGGCGAGTACGTCACGGAGACCACCGTCGATCAGGGCGACGAGTTCATCCTCCACCCCGGCGACTTCGTCCTCGGCACGACCGCAGAGCGCGTCGCGATCCCGGACGACCTCGTCGCGCACGTCGAGGGGCGCTCGTCGCTCGGCCGACTCGCGATCGTCGTGCACGCGACCGCCGGGCTCTGTGACCCCGGATACGAGGGACAGATCACCCTCGAACTCTCGAATCTCGGGACCGCCCCCGTCGCGCTCTCGCCGGGGATGCGCGTCTCACAGCTCACGTTCACGGAACTCAAGTCGCCCGCAGACAGACCGTACGGAGCGGAGCGGGGCTCGAAATACCAGAATCAGGACGGCCCGCAAGCCTCGCGGATCGGCGATGATCCGGAGTTTTCGGGCGACGGTCCGGAGGGCGACGCTCGATGA
- a CDS encoding thiamine-phosphate synthase family protein: MRFIEEVVVDEFLPTVRSMLAEDLRERGFTQLEVADALGISQSAVSKYAHGEVARHERVVADDRVRDLVDRVGEGLAAGDLTPVGALVEIEVLIRRLEEGDLLADLHEEAMPALSDADVEFSVHDPDSGLRERERVLGSVRRGLRTLTNASGFAGLIPNVGANVVECLDDATTVDDVAAVPGRLVDVKGQAMVPGEPEFGVSEHVASVLLAAREAGSTARGAVNLRYDPETVETLADSYPTVEFDPERPTHEAVREAVAAADLPADSDDGTLVCYQTGAVGIEPIIYVLAPTASEAAAIVRKIV; this comes from the coding sequence ATGAGGTTCATAGAGGAGGTCGTCGTCGACGAGTTCCTTCCGACCGTGCGCTCGATGCTCGCCGAGGACCTCCGCGAGCGGGGGTTCACGCAGCTGGAAGTCGCTGACGCGCTCGGGATCTCGCAGTCTGCGGTCTCGAAGTACGCCCACGGCGAGGTCGCCAGACACGAGCGCGTCGTCGCCGACGACCGCGTCCGCGACCTCGTCGACCGCGTCGGCGAGGGGCTCGCCGCCGGCGACCTCACGCCCGTCGGCGCGCTCGTCGAGATCGAAGTGCTGATCCGCCGACTGGAGGAGGGCGACCTCCTCGCCGACCTCCACGAGGAGGCGATGCCGGCGCTGTCGGACGCCGACGTCGAGTTCTCGGTCCACGACCCGGACAGCGGACTCCGCGAGCGCGAGCGCGTCCTCGGGTCGGTCCGGCGCGGGCTCCGCACCCTGACGAACGCGTCGGGATTCGCGGGTCTGATCCCGAACGTCGGCGCGAACGTCGTGGAGTGTCTCGACGATGCGACGACCGTCGACGACGTCGCCGCCGTCCCCGGTCGGCTCGTCGACGTGAAGGGACAGGCGATGGTCCCGGGCGAGCCGGAGTTCGGCGTGAGCGAGCACGTCGCGAGCGTCCTACTCGCCGCCCGCGAGGCCGGCTCGACCGCCCGCGGCGCGGTGAACCTCCGGTACGATCCAGAGACCGTCGAGACGCTCGCCGACTCGTACCCGACCGTCGAGTTCGACCCGGAGCGCCCGACGCACGAGGCGGTGCGGGAGGCGGTCGCGGCCGCCGATCTCCCGGCCGACAGCGACGACGGAACGCTCGTCTGCTATCAGACCGGTGCGGTCGGCATCGAGCCGATCATCTACGTCCTCGCGCCGACTGCGTCCGAGGCGGCCGCGATCGTCCGGAAAATCGTGTGA
- a CDS encoding pyridoxamine 5'-phosphate oxidase family protein, protein MSDLDAVRMDADERDEFLGRAGTGVLSLSTADGDPPHSVPVSYGYDPVEAVFYFRLAVGEGSGKAEPTERDATFVTYGERGDRWESVVASGRLVSTADESLSTEALAGLERTSRIPMVDVFGEPTSQVAFEFYRLDPDRLTGRAERSMEP, encoded by the coding sequence ATGAGCGATCTCGACGCGGTTCGGATGGACGCAGACGAGCGCGACGAGTTCCTCGGACGGGCGGGAACGGGAGTCCTCTCTCTGTCGACGGCCGACGGCGATCCCCCGCACTCGGTCCCGGTCTCGTACGGGTACGACCCTGTCGAGGCGGTGTTTTATTTCCGGCTGGCCGTCGGAGAGGGAAGCGGAAAGGCGGAGCCGACGGAGCGCGACGCTACGTTCGTCACCTACGGAGAGCGCGGCGATCGGTGGGAGAGCGTGGTCGCGAGCGGCCGGTTGGTGTCGACGGCGGACGAGTCCCTCTCGACGGAGGCGCTCGCCGGGCTCGAACGGACGAGTCGGATCCCGATGGTCGACGTCTTCGGCGAACCGACGAGCCAAGTGGCGTTCGAGTTCTATCGGCTCGATCCCGACCGGCTCACCGGTCGGGCCGAACGGTCGATGGAGCCCTGA
- the metG gene encoding methionine--tRNA ligase yields the protein MSHDDFPTDHPAVVTCGLPYANGDLHIGHLRTYVGGDVFSRALNRLGQETAFVSGSDMHGTPVAVNAEKEGVSPESFALDWHETYAETFPKFNVEFDNYGHTHDETNTQTTQGLVRDLEEGGHLYEKDIMVAYDPVDDQYLPDRYVEGTCPYCGAHARGDECDEGCQRHLEPGEVEDPVSTISGNPAEYRERTHKFFEVSAFADYLSDFLDRLEGTSNARNQPREWIEQGLQDWCITRDMDWGIDYPGGEATESPRGGGETADHDLVLYVWVDAPIEYISSTKQYSGRVGADAFDWEAAWKENASDEHPEGGEIIHVIGRDIIQHHTIFWPAMLEATGHAEPRAVMASGFVTLGGKGFSTSRDRAVWADEYLEEGFHPDPLRYYLATNGGFQQDVDFSWEKFADRVNTELVGTVGNFLYRSLLFAHRNYDEAPIAEATSDEVEERIEEAIAAVEAAVNDYSVRALGDAVTGLARFGNEYIQRSEPWKLVDDEPEEAAQVIHDCVALAKAIAVLFEPIAPEKCERLWDQLGEDGSVHEVTVEAAREGPAGDLAEPTELFAQIEDERVEALNEKLESRVAEAESDDGERDADDGGDSDSTDDGSGDHDDTDDMTDIEPLSDDRISFDQFQELDIRVGRIEEAEGIEGADDLLRLRVDLGAETRTIVAGLKQLHDVDDLPDTKVIVLANMEKAELFGVESNGMVLAAGEEADLLTTYEDAAPGTKVK from the coding sequence ATGAGCCACGACGACTTCCCCACCGACCACCCGGCGGTGGTGACCTGTGGGTTGCCGTACGCCAACGGCGACCTCCACATCGGCCACCTCCGCACCTACGTCGGCGGCGACGTGTTCAGCCGCGCGCTCAACCGCCTCGGACAGGAGACCGCGTTCGTCTCCGGCTCCGACATGCACGGCACGCCAGTCGCGGTCAACGCCGAAAAGGAGGGCGTCTCGCCCGAGTCGTTCGCGCTCGACTGGCACGAGACGTACGCCGAGACGTTCCCGAAGTTCAACGTCGAGTTCGACAACTACGGCCACACGCACGACGAGACAAACACGCAGACGACCCAAGGGCTCGTCCGCGACCTAGAGGAGGGCGGTCACCTCTACGAGAAGGATATCATGGTCGCGTACGACCCGGTCGACGACCAGTATCTCCCCGACCGGTACGTCGAGGGGACCTGCCCGTACTGCGGCGCGCACGCCCGCGGCGACGAGTGCGACGAGGGATGCCAGCGCCACCTCGAACCCGGCGAGGTCGAAGACCCCGTCTCGACTATCTCCGGGAACCCCGCCGAGTACCGCGAGCGCACGCACAAGTTCTTCGAGGTCTCGGCGTTCGCCGACTACCTCTCCGACTTTCTCGACCGGCTCGAAGGGACCTCGAACGCCCGGAACCAGCCCCGCGAGTGGATAGAGCAGGGACTCCAAGACTGGTGTATCACCCGCGACATGGACTGGGGGATCGACTACCCGGGGGGCGAGGCGACGGAGTCGCCTCGGGGAGGCGGTGAAACCGCCGACCACGACCTCGTCTTGTACGTCTGGGTCGACGCGCCGATCGAGTACATCTCCTCAACCAAACAGTACTCGGGGCGCGTCGGCGCGGACGCCTTCGACTGGGAGGCGGCGTGGAAAGAGAACGCCAGCGACGAGCACCCGGAGGGCGGCGAAATAATCCACGTGATCGGCCGCGACATCATCCAGCACCACACGATCTTCTGGCCCGCCATGCTGGAGGCGACCGGTCACGCGGAGCCGCGCGCGGTGATGGCGAGCGGGTTCGTCACGCTCGGCGGTAAGGGCTTTTCGACGAGCCGCGACCGCGCCGTCTGGGCCGACGAGTACCTGGAGGAGGGATTCCATCCCGACCCGCTGCGCTACTACCTCGCGACCAACGGCGGGTTCCAGCAGGACGTGGACTTCTCGTGGGAGAAGTTCGCAGACCGCGTGAACACCGAACTCGTCGGGACCGTCGGCAACTTCCTCTACCGCTCGCTCCTCTTTGCCCACCGCAACTACGATGAGGCACCGATCGCCGAGGCGACGAGCGACGAGGTCGAAGAGCGAATCGAGGAGGCGATAGCCGCCGTCGAGGCAGCGGTCAACGACTACTCCGTGCGCGCGCTCGGCGACGCCGTCACCGGCCTCGCGCGCTTCGGCAACGAGTACATCCAGCGGAGCGAGCCGTGGAAGCTCGTCGACGACGAGCCCGAGGAGGCCGCGCAGGTCATCCACGACTGCGTCGCGCTCGCGAAGGCGATCGCGGTCCTCTTCGAGCCGATCGCCCCCGAGAAGTGCGAGCGCCTCTGGGACCAGCTCGGTGAGGACGGCTCCGTCCACGAGGTCACCGTCGAAGCCGCTCGCGAGGGCCCCGCGGGCGACCTCGCGGAGCCGACCGAGCTGTTCGCACAGATCGAAGACGAGCGCGTCGAGGCGCTGAACGAGAAGCTCGAATCGCGCGTCGCGGAGGCCGAAAGCGACGACGGCGAACGCGATGCGGACGACGGCGGAGACAGCGACAGCACCGACGACGGCAGCGGAGACCACGACGACACCGACGACATGACCGACATCGAACCCCTCAGCGACGACCGCATCAGCTTCGACCAGTTCCAGGAACTCGACATCCGGGTGGGCCGGATCGAAGAGGCCGAAGGCATCGAGGGCGCGGACGACCTCCTCCGTCTCCGCGTCGACCTCGGGGCGGAGACGCGGACGATCGTCGCAGGGCTCAAACAGCTTCACGACGTCGACGACCTGCCCGACACGAAGGTGATCGTCCTCGCGAACATGGAGAAGGCGGAGCTGTTCGGCGTCGAGTCGAACGGGATGGTGCTCGCGGCGGGCGAGGAGGCGGACCTCCTCACGACCTACGAGGACGCCGCTCCCGGAACGAAAGTGAAGTGA
- a CDS encoding VOC family protein, translating to MTDSPSVTDSSPASDPPSASDPTAHHVGVTVSDLDRAVEFYTDTFGLDVVAEFPVGGDAFAEAVGVEGASASFAHLDADGAIVELVAYDPRGEPEPDPELNRPGAVHLGLSVDDVEAFYADLDDDVETLSPPRTTSSGTTILFVVDPEGNLIEVLDA from the coding sequence GTGACCGACTCACCATCTGTGACCGACTCCTCGCCTGCGTCCGATCCACCGTCCGCGTCCGATCCGACCGCACACCACGTCGGCGTCACCGTCTCCGACCTCGACCGCGCGGTCGAGTTTTACACCGATACGTTCGGGCTCGACGTCGTCGCCGAGTTCCCGGTGGGCGGCGATGCCTTCGCGGAGGCGGTCGGCGTGGAGGGGGCGTCCGCGTCGTTCGCGCACCTCGACGCCGACGGCGCGATCGTCGAACTCGTGGCGTACGACCCGCGAGGCGAGCCGGAGCCCGACCCCGAACTGAACCGGCCGGGAGCGGTCCACCTCGGGCTCTCCGTCGACGACGTAGAGGCGTTCTACGCCGACCTCGACGACGACGTCGAGACGCTGTCGCCGCCGCGGACCACGTCGAGCGGCACGACTATCCTGTTCGTCGTCGACCCCGAAGGGAACCTGATCGAAGTGCTCGACGCCTGA
- a CDS encoding carboxymuconolactone decarboxylase family protein: MARVPYADASDVPDEHEDLLQSSLQGKPMHVYESIGNNPDVLVGLRSFFGSLWTDSGLTDRERELVILAVAAEAGNRYEWHQHVNIAREVGIVDDDIAAVGRGDLASLDDDEATLLEYALAVARNEVDAIVHAEIAALYEDDAVVGIAAIAGAYGALGQMIDAFDLDLEEGTSFHGWDPR; encoded by the coding sequence ATGGCCCGCGTACCATACGCCGACGCGTCTGACGTCCCGGACGAACACGAGGACCTCCTCCAGTCGTCGCTGCAGGGGAAGCCCATGCACGTCTACGAGTCGATCGGCAACAACCCCGACGTGCTCGTCGGACTCCGGTCATTCTTCGGATCGCTGTGGACGGACAGCGGACTCACGGACCGAGAACGGGAACTCGTGATCCTCGCGGTCGCCGCCGAGGCGGGAAACCGATACGAGTGGCACCAGCACGTCAACATCGCTCGCGAGGTGGGGATCGTCGACGACGACATCGCCGCGGTCGGACGTGGCGACCTCGCCTCGCTCGACGACGACGAGGCAACGCTTCTAGAGTACGCGCTGGCGGTGGCCCGCAACGAGGTCGATGCGATCGTCCACGCCGAGATCGCCGCGCTGTACGAGGACGACGCGGTTGTCGGAATCGCCGCGATAGCGGGTGCCTACGGTGCGCTCGGACAGATGATCGACGCCTTCGATCTCGACTTAGAGGAGGGCACGTCGTTTCACGGCTGGGACCCGCGGTAG
- a CDS encoding 1,4-dihydroxy-2-naphthoate polyprenyltransferase → MNAEVSRRRAWLIAARPQTLPAAAAPVIVGVGLAVDAGVFAPLPAVAALVGAALIQVGTNFANDYYDAIQGADTDDREGFTRVVASGLIEPHEVKRAMWLTFATAIAVGTYLVAVGGVPILVIGLASVAAGIAYTGGPYPLGYHGLGDVFVFVFFGVIAVTGTYYVQAAALAAGAFPLWVPPGTVTPAAVAASLPIAALSTNILVVNNVRDRDEDAETGKRTLAVRFGYRFSRAQFCALLALAYAVPFWFVANGYGFAALLPLVTLPIAAAVARTVLTETAGDALNPALESTGKLLAAYAVAFAVGIAL, encoded by the coding sequence ATGAACGCTGAGGTATCGCGGCGGCGGGCGTGGCTGATCGCCGCGCGGCCGCAGACGCTGCCCGCGGCGGCCGCGCCCGTGATCGTCGGCGTCGGACTGGCGGTCGACGCCGGCGTGTTCGCCCCGCTTCCCGCGGTGGCGGCGCTCGTCGGTGCGGCGCTGATCCAGGTGGGGACGAACTTCGCGAACGACTACTACGACGCGATCCAGGGCGCGGACACCGACGACCGCGAGGGGTTCACCCGCGTGGTCGCTAGCGGACTCATCGAACCCCACGAAGTGAAGCGGGCGATGTGGCTCACGTTCGCGACCGCGATCGCCGTCGGGACCTACCTCGTCGCCGTCGGCGGCGTCCCGATCCTCGTGATCGGGCTCGCGTCCGTGGCCGCCGGTATCGCCTACACGGGCGGCCCGTACCCGCTGGGGTACCACGGGCTCGGCGACGTGTTCGTGTTCGTCTTCTTCGGCGTGATCGCCGTGACGGGCACCTACTACGTGCAGGCCGCGGCGCTCGCCGCCGGCGCGTTCCCGCTGTGGGTTCCGCCCGGAACCGTCACGCCCGCCGCGGTAGCCGCCAGCCTCCCGATCGCCGCGCTCTCGACGAACATCCTCGTCGTCAACAACGTCCGCGACCGCGACGAGGACGCCGAGACGGGGAAACGCACCCTCGCGGTGCGGTTCGGCTACCGATTCTCGCGCGCGCAGTTCTGCGCGCTGCTCGCGCTCGCGTACGCCGTCCCGTTCTGGTTCGTCGCGAACGGGTACGGGTTCGCCGCGCTCCTCCCGCTCGTCACGCTCCCGATCGCCGCCGCGGTCGCCCGGACCGTCCTGACGGAGACGGCCGGCGACGCGCTCAACCCGGCGCTCGAATCGACCGGCAAGCTCCTCGCGGCGTACGCCGTCGCGTTCGCCGTCGGGATCGCGCTGTGA